The Lycium ferocissimum isolate CSIRO_LF1 chromosome 10, AGI_CSIRO_Lferr_CH_V1, whole genome shotgun sequence genome window below encodes:
- the LOC132035135 gene encoding ABSCISIC ACID-INSENSITIVE 5-like protein 2, which yields MQGGPSDYLSISSSSRKERNYGSMNLDGMLHNFWDTEGNQVMPNSNQDTPIEGQHLSYVAENGMGGDHILEQVTVDFNVHHPSDQIATNENEIPNSASDVSEPPSSGRRRRRSSYDDQALTEKRQRRMIKNRESAARSRARKEAYTAELEVELDRMREENDRLKLLVAQVATKRKEEEEKKNQPTKAQWMADKLRTLRRMSSV from the exons ATGCAAGGAGGACCTTCAGATTACCtttcaatttcttcatcaaGCAGGAAGGAAAGAAATTATGGGTCTATGAATTTAGATGGCATGCTCCACAATTTTTGGGACACTGAAGGAAATCAAGTTATGCCCAATTCAAATCAAGATACTCCTATAGAAG GACAACATTTAAGTTATGTTGCTGAAAATGGCATGGGAGGTGATCATATCCTTGAACAAGTTACTGTTGATTTCAATGTGCACCATCCTTCAGATCAAATTGCTacaaatgaaaatgaaataccCAACAGTGCATCAGATGTTAGTGAACCACCAAGCAGtgggagaagaagaagaaggtcatCATATGACGATCAAGCATTAACGGAGAAGAGACAACGTCGAATGATTAAGAACAGAGAATCTGCTGCAAGATCCAGAGCTAGAAAGGAG GCATATACAGCAGAATTGGAGGTAGAGCTCGATCGAATGAGAGAAGAGAATGACAGGCTCAAGTTACTTGTG gctCAAGttgcaacaaaaagaaaagaagag GAGGAGAAAAAGAATCAACCAACAAAAGCTCAATGGATGGCTGACAAACTGAGAACACTTAGAAGGATGTCAAGTGTTTAA